One window from the genome of Aquipuribacter hungaricus encodes:
- the smpB gene encoding SsrA-binding protein SmpB has translation MPADPGRTVVASNRKARHDYHIEDTFEAGMVLWGTEVKSLRAGRASLLDGYATVEDGEVWLEGVHIPEYTQGTWTNHAARRRRKLLLHRREIEKLMGAMSGTGLTIVPLQLYFKGSHAKVEIAVAKGKKAYDKRQTLRERQDQRETDRAVGEVRKRQG, from the coding sequence ATGCCCGCTGACCCGGGGCGCACCGTCGTCGCCAGCAACCGCAAAGCACGTCACGACTACCACATCGAGGACACCTTCGAGGCCGGCATGGTCCTCTGGGGGACCGAGGTCAAGTCGTTGCGTGCCGGTCGGGCGAGCCTGCTCGACGGCTACGCGACGGTCGAGGACGGCGAGGTGTGGCTCGAGGGCGTCCACATCCCCGAGTACACGCAGGGCACGTGGACCAACCATGCCGCCCGGCGCCGCCGCAAGCTCCTGCTGCACCGGCGCGAGATCGAGAAGCTCATGGGCGCCATGTCCGGCACCGGGCTGACGATCGTCCCGCTGCAGCTGTACTTCAAGGGCAGCCACGCCAAGGTCGAGATCGCCGTCGCCAAGGGCAAGAAGGCCTACGACAAGCGGCAGACGCTGCGCGAGCGGCAGGACCAGCGCGAGACCGACCGGGCCGTCGGCGAGGTCCGCAAGCGCCAGGGCTGA